In one Flammeovirga yaeyamensis genomic region, the following are encoded:
- a CDS encoding aldose epimerase family protein: METTQIKKQHWGEVAGKEVFLYTLTNSAGSELQITNYGGIIVSFKTADKDGNIGEVVLGKDTLEQYQENPSYLNVIAGRFANRICKGQFTLDGVDYQLAVNNGPNSLHGGAKGFDTKVWEIVEEGDQSLTIKHFSPDGEENYPGNLTVVVTYTLSDDNEIVIEYAAETDKKTVVNLTQHAYFNLKGEGSIVDHVLKLNCNAFTPYDETCIPTGEIRDVKGTPFDFTSPKRIGDEIDSEYEQTQFGIGYDHNLVINKPLGEYGLIGEAYEATTGRAMEAYTTEPGIQFYTGNWLEGDLGRNGEKLIKRQGFCFEAQHYPDSPNKPEFPSTELNPGETYTQKTVYKFFTK, encoded by the coding sequence ATGGAAACTACTCAAATTAAAAAACAACATTGGGGTGAGGTAGCAGGAAAAGAAGTGTTCTTGTATACGTTGACCAACTCTGCGGGTTCTGAATTACAAATCACGAACTACGGAGGTATTATTGTAAGCTTCAAAACAGCTGATAAAGATGGTAACATCGGTGAAGTTGTTTTAGGTAAAGATACTTTAGAGCAATATCAAGAAAACCCTAGTTACTTGAACGTAATTGCGGGACGATTTGCCAACAGAATCTGTAAAGGTCAGTTTACTTTAGATGGCGTAGATTATCAATTGGCCGTTAATAATGGACCAAACTCTTTACACGGTGGCGCAAAAGGTTTCGATACTAAAGTATGGGAAATTGTTGAAGAAGGTGATCAATCACTTACCATCAAACACTTTAGCCCTGACGGTGAGGAAAACTACCCTGGTAACTTAACTGTTGTAGTTACTTATACCCTATCTGATGATAACGAGATTGTTATTGAGTATGCTGCTGAAACTGATAAGAAAACAGTAGTAAACTTAACGCAACATGCGTATTTCAACCTAAAAGGTGAAGGTTCTATCGTTGATCATGTATTGAAATTGAACTGTAATGCTTTCACTCCTTACGATGAAACTTGTATCCCTACAGGTGAAATCAGAGATGTAAAAGGCACTCCGTTTGACTTCACTTCTCCAAAAAGAATTGGTGATGAAATTGATTCTGAATATGAGCAAACTCAATTCGGTATTGGTTACGATCACAACCTAGTAATTAACAAACCTCTTGGTGAATACGGTCTAATTGGTGAAGCTTATGAAGCGACTACAGGTAGAGCTATGGAAGCTTACACCACAGAACCTGGTATTCAATTCTATACTGGTAACTGGCTGGAAGGCGATCTAGGAAGAAATGGAGAGAAATTGATTAAGAGACAAGGATTCTGTTTCGAGGCTCAGCATTACCCTGATTCTCCTAACAAACCGGAATTCCCATCTACGGAGTTAAATCCTGGTGAAACATATACTCAAAAAACAGTGTATAAGTTCTTCACAAAATAG